A section of the Saliniramus fredricksonii genome encodes:
- the hemE gene encoding uroporphyrinogen decarboxylase, producing MLLTETTQSRAIMRVLDGEAVWPPPIWVMRQAGRYLPEYRAKRAEAGGFLDMCYNPDFAVEVTLQPIRRFGFDAAIMFSDILVVPHALGQNLWFAEGEGPRLDPVTTRADLAKLRERDPAEHLAPVFETLRRLRRELPAETTLLGFCGAPWTVASYMIAGKSTPDQAPARIAAYRDPEFMAALIDMLVETSIDYLTAQVDAGADAIQLFESFGAALSAPLLEPLSLTPMRRIVEGLKARRPQARVIVFLRGGGPNLAKLVEAGFSDAVALDWSLDLARVLPTLPPTLPTQGNLDPLALVAGGKALDEGVDAVLAAARGRPHIFNLGHGIVPQTPVEHVAQMIARVRAAQV from the coding sequence ATGCTGTTGACCGAGACGACGCAAAGCCGGGCGATCATGCGGGTTCTCGATGGCGAAGCAGTCTGGCCGCCCCCGATCTGGGTGATGCGCCAGGCCGGACGCTATCTGCCGGAATACCGCGCCAAGCGCGCGGAGGCCGGCGGCTTCCTCGACATGTGTTACAATCCCGATTTCGCCGTCGAAGTGACCCTGCAGCCAATCCGGCGGTTCGGCTTCGATGCCGCAATCATGTTTTCCGACATCCTCGTCGTGCCACATGCGCTCGGCCAGAATCTCTGGTTCGCCGAGGGTGAGGGCCCGCGTCTCGATCCGGTGACGACGCGCGCGGATCTCGCCAAGCTGCGCGAGCGTGACCCCGCAGAACATCTCGCGCCGGTCTTCGAGACGTTGCGCCGCCTGCGCCGGGAATTGCCAGCCGAGACAACGCTGCTCGGTTTCTGCGGAGCACCCTGGACCGTGGCAAGTTACATGATCGCGGGCAAGAGCACGCCGGATCAGGCGCCGGCGCGCATCGCCGCCTATCGTGATCCGGAATTCATGGCTGCGCTGATCGACATGCTGGTCGAGACCTCGATCGATTATCTGACCGCCCAGGTCGATGCCGGTGCGGATGCGATCCAGCTTTTCGAGAGTTTCGGTGCCGCGCTCTCGGCGCCGCTTCTGGAGCCGCTCTCGTTGACGCCCATGCGCCGAATTGTCGAGGGGCTGAAGGCCCGGCGTCCGCAAGCCAGGGTCATCGTCTTCCTGCGCGGGGGCGGGCCCAATCTCGCCAAACTCGTGGAAGCGGGCTTTTCCGATGCCGTCGCTCTCGACTGGTCGCTGGATCTCGCACGGGTGTTGCCGACGCTGCCGCCGACGCTTCCGACCCAGGGCAATCTCGATCCGCTGGCGCTGGTAGCCGGTGGCAAGGCCCTGGATGAGGGGGTGGATGCAGTCCTGGCCGCCGCGCGCGGGCGCCCGCATATCTTCAATCTCGGCCACGGCATCGTGCCGCAGACGCCGGTCGAGCACGTCGCGCAGATGATCGCGCGGGTGCGGGCGGCGCAGGTCTGA
- the hemJ gene encoding protoporphyrinogen oxidase HemJ gives MSDPYLWLKFIHILAIISWMAGLLYLPRLFVYHVDAEIGSRQSETFKVMERRLMKAITTPAMIVSVITGLWLGFMAGWWSSGWLHAKTLLVVFLLASHIYLARVVKIFARDANTRPGRWYRIINEVPTVLMIGIVFFVVMKPFG, from the coding sequence ATGAGCGATCCCTATCTCTGGCTGAAATTCATCCATATCCTCGCCATCATCTCCTGGATGGCGGGCCTGCTCTATCTGCCGCGGCTGTTCGTCTATCACGTCGATGCCGAGATCGGTTCGCGTCAATCCGAGACCTTCAAGGTGATGGAAAGGCGGCTGATGAAGGCGATTACCACGCCGGCCATGATCGTCAGCGTGATTACCGGTTTGTGGCTGGGCTTCATGGCTGGATGGTGGTCCTCCGGCTGGCTGCATGCCAAGACGCTGCTTGTCGTCTTTCTGCTGGCAAGCCACATCTATCTGGCGCGGGTGGTGAAAATCTTCGCGCGCGACGCCAATACCCGCCCGGGGCGCTGGTACCGCATCATCAACGAAGTGCCGACGGTGCTGATGATCGGCATCGTTTTTTTCGTGGTGATGAAGCCTTTCGGCTGA
- the rho gene encoding transcription termination factor Rho, translating into MREIKLQDLKIKSATELTSFAEELEVENASTMRRQELMFAILKQLATRDVEIIGEGVVEVLQDGFGFLRSAESNYLPGPDDIYISPSQIRRFGLRTGDTVEGPIRGPKEGERYFALLKVSTVNFEDPDKVRHKVHFDNLTPLYPDERLKLEIEDPTRKDYSARIIDIVSPIGKGQRGLIVAPPRTGKTVLLQNVAQSITSNHPECYLIVLLIDERPEEVTDMERSVKGEVIASTFDEPATRHVQVAEMVIEKAKRLVEHGRDVVILLDSITRLGRAYNTVVPSSGKVLTGGVDANALQRPKRFFGAARNIEEGGSLTIIATALIDTGSRMDEVIFEEFKGTGNSEIILDRKVSDKRVFPALDITRSGTRKEELLVDPQVLKKMYVLRRILNPMGTVDAAEFLLDKLRATKSNADFFDSMNT; encoded by the coding sequence ATGAGGGAAATCAAACTACAGGATTTGAAGATCAAATCCGCGACCGAGCTGACATCCTTCGCCGAAGAGCTCGAAGTCGAAAATGCGAGCACGATGCGCCGCCAGGAGCTGATGTTCGCCATCCTCAAGCAACTCGCCACCCGCGACGTCGAAATCATCGGTGAGGGTGTCGTGGAAGTGCTCCAGGACGGGTTCGGCTTCCTGCGTTCCGCCGAATCGAATTACCTGCCTGGCCCCGATGACATCTACATCTCCCCCTCGCAAATCCGTCGTTTCGGCCTGCGCACGGGCGATACGGTCGAAGGGCCGATCCGGGGTCCGAAGGAGGGCGAGCGCTATTTCGCGCTGCTCAAGGTCAGTACCGTCAATTTCGAGGATCCGGACAAGGTTCGCCACAAGGTCCATTTCGACAATCTGACGCCACTCTATCCGGATGAGCGGCTCAAGCTCGAGATCGAGGACCCCACGCGCAAGGATTATTCGGCGCGCATCATTGATATCGTCTCGCCGATCGGCAAGGGTCAGCGCGGTCTGATCGTCGCGCCGCCGCGTACAGGCAAGACCGTACTCCTGCAGAATGTTGCGCAATCGATCACCAGCAATCATCCGGAATGCTATCTGATCGTGCTCCTGATCGACGAGCGCCCCGAGGAAGTCACCGATATGGAGCGCTCGGTGAAGGGCGAGGTGATTGCCTCGACCTTTGACGAGCCGGCCACGCGCCACGTTCAGGTGGCGGAGATGGTGATCGAGAAGGCCAAGCGCCTGGTCGAGCATGGCCGTGATGTGGTCATCCTGCTCGATTCGATCACGCGTCTGGGCCGTGCCTACAACACCGTGGTCCCCTCCTCCGGCAAGGTGCTGACCGGTGGTGTCGACGCCAATGCCCTGCAGCGCCCGAAGCGCTTCTTCGGTGCCGCGCGCAACATTGAGGAAGGCGGCTCGCTGACCATCATCGCCACGGCGCTGATCGATACCGGATCACGCATGGACGAGGTGATCTTCGAGGAGTTCAAGGGCACCGGCAACAGCGAGATCATTCTCGACCGCAAGGTTTCCGACAAGCGCGTCTTCCCGGCTCTGGACATTACCCGCTCCGGCACCCGCAAGGAAGAACTGCTGGTCGATCCGCAGGTGCTCAAGAAGATGTATGTGCTGCGGCGTATCCTTAATCCGATGGGCACGGTCGATGCGGCGGAATTCCTCCTGGACAAGTTGCGCGCGACCAAGTCCAACGCGGATTTCTTCGATTCAATGAACACCTGA
- the mnmE gene encoding tRNA uridine-5-carboxymethylaminomethyl(34) synthesis GTPase MnmE — MAERVSGDDTIFAPASGFGRAGICVIRISGSQTRAALEAIAGEVPAARVMRLRVLRDPLDDAALDQALVVFFPGPASFTGEDVAEFHIHGGLAVRQAVLAALSQITGCRPAEAGEFTRRAFLNGRMDLSEVEGLADLIDAETEFQRRQALRQLEGGLGDEAERWREEAIACQALLEAALDFADEGDIAENIESEAFGVALVLRNQIEAQLRNARRGERLREGFHVVLAGPPNAGKSTLLNALARRDVAIVSPIAGTTRDVIEVRCDLDGLPVTIVDTAGLREAGDLIEEEGMARARGQMAQADLVLWLDPADDPAPLPDDLGPHLHVVTKVDRVVAPVERGDIAIAAPSGEGMDALLARLREAAESLFGEGDALITRERHRIALIEACEALRRGCEQRETELFAEDMRLAARAIGRISGRVDVEDVLDHLFSSFCIGK; from the coding sequence ATGGCCGAACGCGTATCAGGCGACGACACCATTTTCGCTCCCGCCTCCGGTTTCGGGCGGGCCGGTATCTGCGTGATCCGGATTTCCGGATCTCAGACACGGGCCGCACTTGAAGCGATCGCGGGAGAGGTTCCGGCAGCGCGGGTCATGCGGCTGCGCGTGTTGCGTGATCCCCTTGACGACGCGGCGCTCGACCAGGCGCTGGTCGTCTTCTTCCCTGGCCCGGCGTCGTTTACGGGTGAGGATGTCGCGGAATTCCATATTCACGGCGGTCTCGCCGTGCGTCAGGCCGTGCTCGCCGCACTTTCGCAGATCACCGGGTGCCGGCCCGCAGAGGCCGGCGAGTTCACCCGCCGCGCCTTTCTGAACGGGCGCATGGATCTTTCCGAAGTCGAGGGCCTGGCCGATCTGATCGATGCCGAGACCGAGTTCCAGCGCCGTCAGGCCTTGCGGCAGCTCGAAGGCGGGCTCGGCGACGAGGCGGAACGCTGGCGCGAGGAAGCAATCGCATGCCAGGCCTTGCTCGAAGCCGCTCTCGATTTCGCTGATGAAGGTGATATCGCGGAGAATATCGAGAGCGAAGCCTTCGGCGTTGCGCTCGTGCTGCGTAATCAGATCGAAGCACAGCTACGCAATGCCCGGCGCGGTGAGCGCCTGCGCGAAGGGTTCCACGTGGTCCTCGCCGGCCCGCCCAATGCAGGCAAGTCGACACTCCTGAACGCGCTCGCGCGCCGTGACGTCGCCATCGTCTCCCCGATTGCCGGCACCACGCGCGACGTGATCGAAGTGCGCTGCGATCTGGACGGCCTGCCGGTGACCATCGTTGATACGGCGGGCCTGCGCGAAGCCGGGGACCTGATCGAGGAAGAAGGCATGGCGCGTGCCCGCGGGCAGATGGCGCAGGCCGATCTCGTGCTCTGGCTCGACCCGGCCGATGACCCCGCGCCGCTGCCGGACGATCTCGGGCCGCATCTGCATGTCGTGACCAAGGTCGACCGGGTCGTTGCGCCGGTCGAGCGCGGGGATATCGCCATCGCGGCCCCGTCGGGGGAGGGCATGGATGCGCTGCTCGCGCGCCTGCGCGAGGCGGCGGAATCGCTCTTCGGTGAAGGCGATGCGCTGATCACCCGCGAGCGCCACCGCATCGCGCTGATCGAGGCCTGCGAAGCGTTGCGGCGCGGTTGCGAGCAGAGGGAAACGGAGCTCTTCGCCGAGGATATGCGGCTCGCAGCGCGGGCGATCGGGCGGATCAGCGGGCGCGTCGATGTCGAAGACGTGCTCGACCACTTGTTTTCGAGCTTCTGTATCGGCAAGTGA
- a CDS encoding error-prone DNA polymerase: MRAYAELAVTTNFSFLRGASHPEEIVAQAAALGLSGIGIADHNSFAGVVRAHVALREWRADQSRDGFADLQLAIGVRLVFADDTPDLLAYPRDRAAYGRLCRLLTLGKRRAPKGACHITRADLAAYAQDVQFIVMDGDASMKGAPERPSPWWRGDGGEGDSEPDPTAMTGADAIAGGDSSSTPLTPDPSPRRERGESAAIAALKAIAPGRLWIGVSAGYGRAPRHSMAARQALAQAHGLPLIAVGDVLYHEPERRALQDVVSCIQLGITLDAAGQRLEANAERHLKPSAEMARLFHTMPEAIDETGRFMDGLDFSLDDLRYEYPEEARAGFDTAQEALEHFTRQGARERFGETVPDKVDTALRHELALIGQLGYAPYFLTVHDIVRFARSRGILAQGRGSAANSSVCFCLGVTEVDPTKHDLLFERFVSAERKEPPDIDIDFEHERREEVMQYVYARYGRERAGLAASLITYRARSAIREVGKVFGLSQDTLDALSGSIWGWSSGRVEEKEVTRLGLDPQEERLAMALRLADELTGFPRHLSQHTGGFVITRTRLDEVTPVANAAMEGRTTVEWDKDDLDALGILKIDLLALGMLSCLRRAFDLLETHYGKRLQLSTIPAEDPRVYAMIARADTLGVFQIESRAQMSMLPRLKPACFYDLVIEVAIVRPGPIQGDMVHPYLRRREGREPVAYPAPAPEHGPPDELERVLGKTLGVPLFQEQAMRIAIVAAGFSPGEADRLRRAMATFRRVGTISTFARKMVDGMEARGYDRAFAERCFKQIEGFGEYGFPESHAASFALLVYASCWFKARYPDVFACALLNAQPMGFYAPAQIVRDAREHGVRVAHPDINASDWDCTLEADEPAHPRLHRRHAAMREDILSDHAIRLGFRMIKGLREADMRMIVERRGGGYDSVRDLWLRTGLSPAVLERLAEADTFQSLGLERRDALWAVKALRRTGDKDDLPLFAAARMAEREPDADLPAMPPGEKVVADYRALTLSLKAHPMSFLRRDLTGDRFKSCADLDRGRHGARIGCAGLVLIRQRPGSAKGVVFMTVEDESGIANLIVWPKVFERFRPVVLGARLVGARGRLQRANGVTHLAVEELIDLTGLMQKVARLPAPEALARGDEVKYPGIDQRGAPPRRPARAVKIAALIREEPGLAQDVSPGEEREIPSKQAVVASMPRGRNFH; the protein is encoded by the coding sequence ATGCGCGCCTATGCCGAACTCGCCGTCACGACGAATTTCTCCTTCCTGCGCGGCGCCTCGCATCCCGAGGAGATCGTCGCGCAGGCAGCCGCGCTCGGCCTGTCGGGGATCGGCATCGCCGACCATAATTCCTTCGCCGGCGTGGTGCGCGCCCATGTCGCCCTGCGGGAATGGCGCGCCGATCAGAGCCGCGACGGTTTCGCCGATCTGCAACTCGCCATCGGCGTGCGCCTCGTCTTCGCCGACGACACGCCGGATCTGCTGGCTTATCCCCGCGACCGCGCCGCCTATGGCCGCCTGTGCCGGCTCCTGACGCTCGGCAAGCGCCGCGCCCCCAAGGGCGCCTGCCACATCACCCGCGCCGACCTCGCCGCTTATGCGCAGGATGTGCAGTTCATCGTGATGGATGGGGACGCCTCCATGAAAGGCGCGCCGGAACGCCCCTCTCCCTGGTGGAGAGGGGATGGGGGTGAGGGGGATTCAGAGCCAGACCCGACCGCCATGACGGGCGCAGACGCCATCGCTGGCGGAGATTCGTCATCCACGCCCCTCACCCCCGACCCCTCTCCACGGCGGGAGAGGGGAGAAAGCGCCGCCATCGCCGCACTGAAAGCCATCGCACCCGGCCGACTGTGGATCGGGGTCAGTGCAGGCTACGGGCGCGCGCCACGTCATAGCATGGCGGCGCGGCAGGCGCTGGCGCAGGCGCACGGGCTGCCACTGATCGCCGTGGGGGATGTGCTCTATCATGAGCCGGAACGGCGTGCGTTGCAGGATGTGGTCAGCTGTATCCAGCTCGGCATCACCCTCGATGCTGCGGGGCAGCGGCTCGAGGCCAATGCGGAGCGCCATCTCAAGCCATCGGCGGAGATGGCCCGGCTGTTTCATACCATGCCGGAAGCGATTGACGAGACGGGCCGCTTCATGGACGGGCTCGACTTCTCCCTCGATGATCTGCGCTACGAATATCCGGAGGAAGCCCGCGCCGGATTCGATACGGCGCAGGAAGCGCTCGAACATTTTACCCGCCAGGGCGCGCGGGAGCGCTTCGGCGAAACCGTTCCCGACAAGGTGGACACCGCGCTGCGGCACGAGCTCGCCCTGATCGGGCAGCTCGGCTATGCGCCGTACTTTCTCACCGTGCACGATATCGTGCGCTTTGCCCGCTCCAGGGGAATCCTCGCCCAGGGGCGCGGCTCGGCGGCGAATTCGAGCGTGTGTTTCTGCCTCGGCGTCACCGAGGTCGATCCGACAAAACACGACCTGCTCTTCGAGCGCTTCGTCTCGGCGGAGCGCAAGGAGCCGCCGGATATCGACATCGATTTCGAGCATGAGCGGCGCGAGGAGGTGATGCAATACGTCTATGCGCGCTATGGCCGCGAGCGGGCCGGGCTGGCTGCCAGCCTGATCACCTATCGCGCCCGCTCGGCCATCCGCGAGGTCGGCAAGGTATTCGGCCTGTCGCAGGATACGCTCGACGCCCTGTCGGGCTCGATCTGGGGCTGGTCTTCGGGCAGGGTGGAGGAAAAGGAGGTGACCCGGCTCGGTCTCGATCCGCAGGAGGAGCGCCTCGCCATGGCCCTGCGGCTCGCCGACGAACTGACCGGCTTTCCCCGCCATCTCTCCCAGCATACCGGCGGTTTCGTCATCACCCGCACCCGCCTCGACGAGGTCACCCCCGTGGCCAATGCCGCGATGGAGGGGCGCACCACGGTGGAATGGGACAAGGACGATCTCGATGCGCTGGGCATTCTCAAGATCGACCTGCTCGCACTCGGCATGCTGTCCTGCCTGCGCCGCGCCTTCGATCTGCTGGAGACGCATTACGGCAAGCGGCTGCAGCTCTCGACCATCCCGGCTGAAGATCCGCGCGTCTATGCCATGATCGCGCGCGCCGACACGCTCGGGGTCTTCCAGATCGAGAGCCGGGCGCAGATGTCGATGCTGCCGCGGCTGAAGCCGGCCTGCTTCTACGATCTCGTGATCGAGGTGGCAATCGTGCGGCCCGGACCGATCCAGGGCGACATGGTGCATCCTTATCTGCGCCGGCGCGAGGGTCGCGAGCCTGTGGCCTATCCCGCCCCGGCTCCGGAACACGGCCCCCCGGACGAACTCGAACGGGTTCTCGGCAAGACCCTCGGCGTGCCGCTCTTCCAGGAACAGGCCATGCGCATCGCCATCGTCGCAGCCGGGTTCAGCCCCGGCGAGGCGGACCGGCTGCGCCGGGCCATGGCCACGTTCAGGCGTGTGGGCACGATCTCCACCTTCGCCCGCAAGATGGTCGACGGCATGGAAGCGCGCGGCTATGACCGCGCCTTTGCGGAGCGTTGTTTCAAGCAGATCGAGGGTTTCGGCGAATACGGCTTTCCCGAAAGCCATGCGGCGAGTTTCGCACTGCTGGTCTATGCCTCCTGCTGGTTCAAGGCGCGCTACCCGGATGTCTTTGCCTGCGCCCTGCTCAACGCCCAGCCGATGGGGTTCTATGCCCCCGCCCAGATCGTGCGTGATGCCCGCGAGCACGGGGTGCGGGTGGCGCATCCCGATATCAATGCCTCGGATTGGGATTGCACGCTGGAAGCGGATGAACCCGCCCATCCGCGACTGCATCGCCGGCATGCCGCCATGCGCGAAGATATCCTGAGCGATCACGCCATCCGGCTCGGTTTTCGCATGATCAAGGGCCTGCGCGAGGCGGATATGCGCATGATCGTGGAACGGCGCGGGGGTGGTTACGATTCGGTGCGCGATCTGTGGCTGCGCACCGGGCTCTCTCCCGCTGTGCTGGAGCGCCTGGCGGAGGCGGATACGTTCCAGTCACTGGGGCTGGAGCGGCGCGATGCGCTCTGGGCGGTGAAGGCCTTGCGGCGTACCGGTGACAAGGATGATCTACCGCTCTTTGCCGCTGCCCGCATGGCGGAGCGCGAGCCCGATGCCGATCTGCCCGCCATGCCGCCCGGCGAGAAGGTGGTGGCGGATTATCGCGCGCTGACCCTCTCACTGAAGGCGCATCCGATGTCTTTCCTGCGCCGCGATCTGACTGGCGATCGCTTCAAAAGCTGCGCGGATCTCGACCGTGGACGCCACGGCGCCCGGATCGGCTGTGCCGGTCTGGTGCTGATCCGCCAGCGGCCCGGCTCGGCCAAGGGGGTTGTCTTCATGACGGTGGAGGATGAAAGCGGCATCGCCAATCTGATCGTCTGGCCAAAGGTCTTCGAACGGTTCCGCCCGGTCGTGCTCGGCGCCCGGCTCGTGGGGGCGCGCGGGCGGCTGCAACGGGCCAATGGCGTCACCCATCTCGCGGTGGAGGAGTTGATTGATCTCACCGGGCTGATGCAGAAAGTTGCCCGCCTGCCTGCACCGGAAGCCCTGGCGCGCGGTGACGAGGTCAAATACCCCGGGATCGACCAGCGTGGCGCGCCACCGCGACGTCCGGCCAGGGCTGTGAAGATTGCGGCCCTGATACGCGAGGAACCGGGCCTGGCACAGGATGTCAGTCCAGGGGAAGAGAGGGAAATTCCGTCGAAACAGGCCGTCGTCGCCTCCATGCCACGGGGGCGCAATTTCCACTGA
- a CDS encoding TIGR01459 family HAD-type hydrolase translates to MANAAARTGVTRFITGLGEIADSYDAIFCDVWGVLHNGMRAHPAAAQALTLFRAADKPVILISNAPRPGHSVIAQLDRLGVPRSAYDDILTSGDLTRAIVQERAGERVFHLGPERDKPIFEGLPAVFAGAVNDADYVVCSGLYDDDADKVADYAPLLEAMRARGLLMVCANPDIVVERGDELIPCAGAIAQAYEAIGGDVVYNGKPHRPVYEAAREKLVKRGLPTDAPAARILAIGDAIRTDIAGAQAYGADALLIARGIHTHELGLDRIALSSESAGEWIAAQTHQPEAILDKLVW, encoded by the coding sequence ATGGCGAATGCGGCTGCGCGCACCGGGGTTACCCGCTTCATCACCGGGCTGGGGGAGATCGCGGATTCCTATGACGCGATCTTCTGCGATGTCTGGGGCGTGCTGCATAACGGCATGCGCGCCCATCCCGCCGCCGCGCAGGCGCTGACGCTGTTTCGCGCCGCCGACAAGCCGGTGATCCTGATCTCGAACGCGCCGCGCCCCGGCCATTCCGTCATCGCCCAGCTCGACCGGCTCGGCGTGCCGCGCAGCGCCTATGACGACATCCTCACCTCCGGGGATCTCACCCGCGCCATCGTTCAGGAGCGTGCCGGCGAGCGGGTTTTCCACCTCGGCCCGGAACGTGACAAGCCGATCTTCGAGGGGCTGCCGGCGGTTTTCGCCGGCGCGGTGAACGATGCCGATTACGTCGTCTGTTCAGGGCTTTATGACGATGATGCCGACAAGGTCGCCGATTACGCGCCCCTGCTCGAGGCCATGCGCGCGCGCGGCCTGCTCATGGTCTGCGCCAATCCGGATATCGTGGTGGAGCGCGGTGACGAGCTGATCCCCTGCGCCGGCGCCATCGCCCAGGCCTATGAGGCGATCGGCGGTGACGTGGTCTATAACGGCAAGCCGCATCGCCCGGTCTATGAGGCTGCCCGGGAAAAGCTGGTAAAGCGCGGCCTGCCCACTGACGCCCCGGCCGCGCGCATCCTCGCCATCGGCGATGCGATCCGCACCGATATCGCCGGCGCGCAGGCTTATGGCGCCGATGCGCTGCTGATCGCCCGCGGCATCCACACCCACGAGCTCGGCCTCGACCGCATCGCGCTCTCCTCCGAAAGCGCCGGGGAATGGATCGCGGCGCAGACGCATCAGCCGGAAGCCATTCTCGACAAGCTGGTCTGGTAA